Genomic window (Haloarcula limicola):
GCCGAGATGGAGCGCGAGCGCCGTCGCCAGCAGGACGGCGTTCGCCCAGATCGAGTTGTAGTACAGGACGTCGACCGACCACGGCTTGGCGAAGAACGGCCAGAACGGGTTGACCGGCGGGGCGATGTCGGGGGCCGAGAGCATATCGGCGAACAGGTGGCTTGTCCCACCGAGGGCGAACGCGCCGGTCACGAACAGGAACAGGCTCGTGCTATCGAAGCGGTCCCCTCTGGTCAGACTGTCGATTCGGTTTCGCAGTATCGGCGTGACGAGCGCCCCCACTACGACGCTGACGGCGGTCACGAACAACAGCGTATGTGTGACGCCGTGGTGGCTGATCGCCTGTGGGAAGACGTTCGACAGCACCAAGTCCACGTCGGGAAGCATCGCGGTCGTCGTCGTGAGCGCGATGAACACGATGCTGACTCGACCGTCCCAGACGAACCACGCCGGGACGGCGAACAACAACCCGAAAGCGATGTGTCCCATGACGTCTACCATCGTCAGAATAGACTAGCGCTCGTCAGGTATGGCTGGGGCTTGTAAATGCAAGCCAAAATTCACGCCCGTGATGGTCTCGAAGCCGCCGGATTCGACGGCGTCCGCGCCGGGAGCGGTCGCTCGCCGTTCGAGACACGAGTTACGCAGCGGCGGACGTCGGCACGGTGGCGACGCGCCCGCGTCAGGACGCGTCGCTCTGCCGTGCACCGAGAGATCAGGAGTCGTCTTCGTCGTCGGAGTCGTCTCCGTCGGTCGCAGACTCTGTCTCGGTATCGACTTCGTCGTCCTCGGACTGCTCGGTTTCGTCCTCGGCGGTCAAATTCGACGCGTCGTCGTCGCTCGACAGGTCGTCGTCTAGGGACGAACTCTCGACTTCCTCCTGTTCGTTCCCTCGTCGCCGGTTCGCCAGATACGCCGTCGATGCGACGGCGACAACGACGGCGAGCAATCTCGCCCACGAGGACCCGGACGACGAAGATTCGCTCTCCGTCTCGTCGTCTGTCACTTCCACCGCTGACTGACTGTCGCTCTCGTGCTCCGCCAGCGCTTCGGCGACGCCCTCTTTGACGGCGGCCTTTATCTCCTCGGCTTCCAGGTTCGACCCGTTCCGTGACTGCAGCTCTTCCTCGACGACCGACGCGATGGGCCGTAGCACTTCCGAGATCTGTGAAGTCTTCTTAGACATCGTGGCTAAACACTCGCCTGCCCGCCCGAAGTCATCTGGCCCTGCACCTGCAAGCGCTCGTTCGCGGCCGCTCACGCGCTCACGAGAGCGGTTTGAGACGCGTGGCGTGGCGGTCTCCGTCGTCCGCTGGCCCGACTGCTTCGTGTGCAAGGGTGACCGCTTTCTCCGTCGGGGACGGAGGGAGAGACATGAACGTCCGTCCCGCGACAGTCGACGACCGAGAGGGCATTCGAGAGACCGCCGAACGGTCGTTTCGCGCCTCGTACGCGCTGAGCCCCCAGCATATCGAGACGATCATCGAGGCCGACTTCGGTCCCGAAGAGCTCTCGAACCGGATAGATACGGACGAGGAACGCCTGCTCGTCGCCGAAGGAGTCGACGACGAAGCGGTAGAGACCTCCCCGGTCGGGTTCGCCGAGACCACAGGCGAGGGGGAGCTCCGCTGGCTTCACGTCCATCCGGCGGCTCGCGGACGCGGTATCGGTCACTCGCTCGTCGAGGGCCTACAGGACGAACTCGACGGCGACTCGACTCGACTCACGGCCCGACTGCTCGAAAGCGCCCGGGAGGGGAACCAGTTCCTCCAGCGGTTCGACCTCTACCAGACGGATACCGAGACCATCGAGATCGGGTCCGTGGAGTTCACTCTGCAGCGGTACACGCAACAGGAAGAGGAGCAGGTACAGGCGGAAAAAGAGGACGAGGAGGCCGACGCTCCGGAGGTCGAGATCCCCGACGAAGTCACGCTCGGCGGACAGCAGCGGTCGGTCGACGGCGACGCCGAACTCTCGGGGACGCGGTCGCCGTTCTTCCCCGTCTACGACGACGCCGAGTCCGAGCACCGGGCGGGATACTTCTGCTCGCAGTGTGGCGGCACCGACGTGACCGGCGACGGCCTCGACCGCCTGAAGTGCAACGAGTGTGGCAACACCCATCGGCCGGACGACTGGGACCCGGCGTACCTCTGAGCCCCGGCGGCGCGGAGGTACACGGAGGTCGAATCCCACCGCTCGCTTTCTCTCGCAAGGGCTAGATTCCCGAGGACGGCGGCCGACGTCTCACTCGACAGAGAGTACCTATGACAGAGATCGGCTACACCCTATCGAGCGAAGAGCACGGACCGAACGACCTCGTCGACCACGCGCGGAAAGCGGAGGAGATCGGCTTCGACTTCCTCTCTATCTCCGACCACTACCACCCGTGGGTCCCCGAGCAGGGCGACGCGCCGTTCGTCTGGTCCACCCTCGGCGGCGTCGCCGAGGCGACGACGGACGTCGACGTCGGGATCGGCGTCTCCGCGCCCATCATGCGCATCCACCCGGCCCTCTACGCGCAGGCCAGCGCGACGGCGGCGACGATGTTCGAGGGCCGCGAGTTCTACGCCGGGGTCGGCACCGGCGAGAGCCTGAACGAGCACATCTACGGCGACCACTGGCCCGAACACGCGGTCCGCCTGGAGATGTTAGAGGAGGCCGTCGACGTAATTCGCTCGCTCTGGACGGGCGAGGAGGTCAGCCACCGCGGCGAGCACTACACCGTCGAGAACGCCCAGCTGTTCACCCTTCCCGAGGAGACGCCGCCCATCTGCGTCTCGGCGTACGGCCCGCGCGCCGCGCAGGCGGCGGCCGACGTCGGCGACGGTTTCTGGGCGGTCGGCCCGCAGGACACCGTCGAGACATGGGAGGAGAACGGCGGCGAGGGGCCGCGGTTCTGCCAACTCACGGCCTGCGTCGCAGACAGCGAGGAGGAGGCGGTCTCGACAGCCCACGAGCAGTGGCCCAACTCCGGCCTCGCCGGCGAGATGACCGCCATCCTCCCGACGCCGAGCCACTTCGAGCAGGCCACCGAGATGGTCTCCGAGGACGACATCGCCGAGAGCTCGATGCTCTGCGGGCCGGACGCCCAGCCGCACATCGACAGCATCCAGCGGGCGATCGACGCGGGTTACGACCACGTCTACGTCCATCAGGTCGGCGACGACCAAGACGCGCTGTTCGAGCTCTACGAGGAGGAAGTCCTCCCGTCGTTCTAGGCCGACGCGTCGGCTCCTTTCGGCACTTCTCGGTACCGCTCGGTCGCTAGACCGCTAGACGTGGCCCTTGTATTCGTGGACACGCCGGTAGACCTCGCGGAGCACGCGATTCGAGAGCCGGGTTCAGGACGACGAGGCGTTCGCCCACTGTCTCGGTCGGTAGTGTCGGAGTCAGGGTCTCGTCTCTGTCTCAGCGGTCGGTCTCGCTCCTTTCCAGTCCGTCAGTCCGCGTGCGTCGGCTCGCTATCTGTTGTGTAGCTTCCGTACTACCGCTTCGCGTTCCTCGGGCTCCAGAACCGCTACTACGACTTTCAGTTCACACTACTCGCTTCGGGTTCGCCAGAGAAGTCGGTGCGGTCGGCGTCGATCGCGTTGACGACGGCACCGAGCAGCAGGACGACGCCGCTGAAGTACAGCCACGTGACGAGCAAGAGGATGCTCGCGATGAGGTTGCCGTCGCTCCCGGTCAGGGAGACATATACCTGAAACAGCACCTGTAAGAGCATCCAACCGACGGCCGCGACGACCGTTCCCGGGAGGACGTCCCGCGGCTCGACGTCGATGTCCGGGAACAGGTAGTACATCGGGAAGAAAGCGATACAGAGGCCGAGGGCGAGGATCAGCGGCACCGCGAATCCGATGAACGGGACGAACGAGAAGAACGCGACGACGCTGGTGGCACCGACCATCGCGACGATGCCGAGCGTGAGCGTGAGCAGCATCAGGAGGCTCTTCTTGAGCTGGCCGACGAACGACTCCCTGCCGGTCGTCTCGTAGATCTCCGAGAACGCGGTGTCGAGCCCGCGGAACACCTTGATCGCACCCCAGACGAGCGTGAGCACGCCGATGACCGACGCGGTGATCGTCGAGCCGGTTCCGGCACCGCTCTGTTGGTCTATCATCACCTCGATGACGCCGCCGACCGACGGGGAGACGTTGTCGGTGGTGACCTCGACGATTCGCTGCTGCAGCTCCGGCGCGCCGAAGACCGAGACCGCGAGGAAGAAGAACATGAGCAGCGGCACGAGCGAGACGAACGCGCTGTAGGCGATACTACCGGCGAGGAAGGTCACGTTCTTCTCGCTGAAGACGTCCTTGACCGCCTTCGCTTGCGAGACGACCGATTGGGTGTCCATACTTCTCCTATCGCGCTCGAGCAGTTTTACTGCGGGGGCCGATGGAGCCGGACGTAGCGCTGCTATTCTTGCCGGTCCGTCTCCGATCGCTGCACGTCGCATCTCGACCCCGATACGTTCGTGCTCGCCGCTGTCCGATCGTTTTCGCCTGAAGGTTTTTGCCCCCGCTCTCCGAAGCGCCGTCTGGGTTGCCAATAGCCCTGAATTGTCACATGGAACTCGAGAACTTCATCAGCGAAAACGCGCCCGAGGAGAGTCAAGACACGTTCGAACTGGAGAACAAGAAGCTACTGGACATCGACGTGGACGGCACGGTCCTGACGAAGGCCGGGTCGATGATCGCCTACGAGGGCGACCTCTCCTTTACGGGGAAGTCCTCCGCCGAGGGCGGTCTGACCGGCTTCATCAAGGGACAGATGTCGAGCGAAGGCACGCCCGTCATGGAGGTCGAGGGGACGGGTAACGTCTACGTCGCCGACCAGGGGAAGAAGATCCAGCCCCTCTCGCTCGACGAGGGCGAGTCGATCACGGTCAACGGCAACGACGTGTTGGCCTTCGAGGACAGCGTCGACTACAAGATCGGGACCATCGGCTCGCTCAGCGGCGCGTCGGCCGCCGGCCTGACGAACGTCTTCCTCTCCGGGCCGGGGATGGTCGCCATCACGACCCACGGCGACCCGCTGGTGCTCGAACCGCCGGTGAAGACGGACCCCGACGCGACCGTCGCGTGGTCCAGCGACCTCTCGCCGAGCATCAACACCGACCGCAGTCTCGCGAACGCCATCGGCCAGTCCTCCGGCGAGACGTATCAGATGGCCTTCGAGGGATCGAGCGGCTTCGTCGTCGTTCAGCCCTTCGAGGAGACCGCACAGCGAGCCTGAAACCCGACGCGAGTCGTGAGATCGTCGAACGAGCAACGGGTCGCTAGCACTCTCCGACTGGACGACAGGCCTTACTACGGTGGCACGCTATCTCGACGCATGGACCCGAGCGCGGTCTTCGAACGCGCCGACGTGACGCGGCGGCCCGGGGACCTACTTCCGGGCGAGTCGGACGGGGACGAGAAGTGGCTCGCGACCGACCCCGAGACCGACTGTCGCGGCGTCGGGCCGTTCGAGGAGGCGGCGCGGACCAACGTCGTATACGCTGTCGAGGCCTACCACGAGGAATACGAGACGCGCGGAGAGACCGGCCCGTTCTTGAGCGCCGGGCGAGACCAGACGTTCGAGATGCGCTGGCTGGACGAGGCCGAGACGACCATCGCCGACCGGCTCCAGGCTTTTTTACCGTTTTAGGCCGACCTCCGCTCGGTGGCCCACCGTGACCGTTTCCTGAGAGCCGCCACGTCCTCGGTGTAGACTTATATGCGAAGGCGCACGATTCGGAGATATGACACTCTACGCGCTCGAAGACATCGACGACGCGCTCGACGCGACGCGGGCGTTTCTCTTTCCCATTGACCGAACCCGGTGGATAAAACTCGCCGTCGTCGTCTTCTTCGTCGGCGGTCCGGTCGCGAACTTCAACTTCTCGCAGTACAACGTCCCGGCGGAGCAGGGACCGGGAGGCATGCCCCCGATTCCGGAGATCGGAACGAACGTCGTCCTCCTCGTCGCCGCCGTCGTACTGGTTGCGCTGCTGGTCGGACTCGCGCTCTTGCTGGTCGGTTCGGTCATGGAGTTCGTGCTCGTCGAGTCGTTGCGCCACGAGACGGTCGCGATCCGCGCGTACTGGGACCGGCGGTGGCGACAGGGCGTCCGCCTATTCGGCTTTCGACTCCTCGTGAACGGACTCGTCCTCGGCAGTTTCGCCGTCCTCTTCGCGCTGTTCGTGCTCCCCGCTCTCTTCGACATCGGGCCGGGTGCGGCCCCCGTCGGCGGGCTCTCGCTCGCGGGATTCCTGTTGCTCCTGCCGGTCATCGTCGTGTTGGCGCTGGTCGTCGGCATCGTCGATACCGTCACGACGTCGTTCGTCGTCCCCGTCATGGTACTCGAAGACCGGACCGTTCTGGGCGGGTGGCGGCGGCTCTGGCCGACGATGACCGGCCAGCCCTGGCAGTACCTCGCCTACCTCGTCGCCAACTTCGTCCTCGCGGTCGTCACCGGAATTCTCGTCGCCATCGCTACCGGGCTAGCGGCGCTGCTGCTCCTGATTCCGTTCGGTTTCCTCGGCCTCATCGGACTCTTGCTGTTCTTCCTCTTCGCACCATTAGGCGTCGGTGTCCTCGCGGTGGTCGGCGTCCTGTTCGTCCTCGCGCTCCTCGCCGTCGCCGCCCTCGTCCAGGTCCCGGTCGTCACCTATCTGCGCTACTATGCATTGCTGGTCTTGGGCGACATCGCCACCGAATTCGACCTGATTCCGGAGCGTCGCGCCGCCGTGCGAACGGAGGAACTGTAGCGGCCGAACCCCCTCTCTCGCTGTTGTCCATCCGCCGAGACGCGGCCACTTCGGGGCGCATTTACCCCTCGATTCCGTCGGTCGAGGTATGGACCCCGACGACGTTCGCGAAGACTGGGCCGAGCGCTCCGGGAAGTACTCGCCCACGTACTACGCCGAGATCGGCCCGAACGAGGTGAGCGAGACGCTCGCCGACGTGCTCGGTCACTACGTCGCAGACGACGCGTCGATCCTCGAGATCGGCTGTGGCTCCGGCCGGCATCTCGCGCACCTGCTTCGGAACGGCTACGAGAACCTCACCGGGATCGACATCAACGCGGACTCCTTCGACGTGATGGCCGAGAACTACCCGCGCCTCGCCGAGACGGGGACCTTCCACACCGGCGCGGTCGAGGACTTCGTCGGGGACGTCTCTGACGACGCGTTCGACGTGGTCTACACCGTCGAGACGCTTCAGCACATCCACCCCGACGACGCGTGGGTCTTCGACGAGATTTCCCGCATCACGGCCGACTTCCTCGTGACGGCCGAGAACGAGGGTAACAGCCCACAGCGCGGTCGGAACGAGGCGGACATCAGCTACGTCAACGACGACTTCCCGCTCTTTCACCGCAACTGGAAGGGGATCTTCTCGGAGCGCGGCTTCGCCCAACTGATCCGCGAACCCACGTCTCGGGACACGATCCGCGTGTTCCGGAAGCTCTGAGGCCGATCAGTCGTCCGGGTCGACGACGGCGAGTTCCACCCACCACGGAACTTCCCGCCAGTCGTCGCTGTCTTCGGACGGCCCGACTCGAAGCGTCACGTCGAAGCGGTACGTCCCGGGCTCGAGGTAGCCCGAGGTCGCGTAGTCGTCCCAGACTGCGTATCGAGTGACGACGGCCTCCCCCGCGGAAAGCGCGGCCATCCCACAGCCGTAGGCGTCGTACGTCCGGCTGTTCGTCTCCTCCCGGTCACGCGTCCAGCGACCGTCGTCGCCGGGTCCGGGCGCGTTCTGCGCTCGATAGAGCCAGAGTCCCGCCGGAGTACTGCCGCCTCGACTCCGGTTGAACAGGTGACACCCCTCGCCCTCGAAGGCATCGACCGCTCGATCCGCTCCCGTGTTTCGAACGCTCACGAGGAGCGTCGCCGTCGCATCGTCGGTGACCTCGCTCCGCTCCGTTACCGCGGTGAATCTGAGGTCGACGCCGGCCGGGACTTCGGCCGTATTCGTGACGTAGACGTATCGACTCGCCGATGGTTCGGGCGACGACGTGGCCGGTTCCGCGGGGGATTCCGCCCGCGAGAGCTCGATATCCGAGAGCGTCGCATCGAGGACGTACATCTCGTCTTCTCGACGCAAGTACGCGGCGCGTTCGACCCACTTCGGCATCGGAGCTTCGCCGTCGTACGCCCGTCGCTGTCGCTGGAGCGCGTCCTCGACGACCGCCAGCGCCTCGGGAAGCGCCCGTTCGGGACCGTCGGTGACGGTACGGTTCGGACAGGCGTCGAGCGTCTCGCCGTCGAGCGCGGCGGCGAAGGCGTCTCGAACGCCATCTGATTGCGCACCGTACTCGATCGGAACGACGTGGGTCCGCTGTTCCGCCGTCGGTGACACCCGCTCGGCCGAGAGAGTGGACTCAGATACCTGACACGTGCTCCTCTGCGTGTCACTCGATCCGTCGTCGAGAGTGTTGGTCGATTCACGGTCGGGGGTACCGTTCGGATCGGTCACGGCGGAGAGACAGCCCGCGGTTCCGGCGGCGGCGAGCGAGGCGAGGAGCCGGCGGCGATCCATAGTTTCGACGTTCGCCGACGCGAAAAAGTGCTTTGTGGTGGTCGAGTGCAATGCGACTGTCTCCGAGCGGACGAATTCCGTCGCCGAGTGAGTCACCTATCACCGCGGAGCACGAGCACCAGTCCGAAGAGGACGCCGACGACGATGAGCACCGCTCCGCTGATGCCGTAGAGTTCCCCCGGCGTGTAGGTGAACCGATCGCCGTACCGCATGATCGCCGCGGAGAGCAGGAGGGTCACTCCGGAACCGGTCAGGACGGTCGCCAGATCGAATCCGGCGGGGTTGCCGAGATCGGGCATACGAGGGAAACGTACGTCCCCGAAGATAGGGATAGTGCTTGCAAAGAAACCGCTCGACCGCGTGGCGGAAGCGAGTCGAGAGTCAATTTCAGCCGACCGCGTGCATAGCGACCCTCTCGGGGCAGTAGACTCAAATAGGCTGCCACCGATAGACGACAAAACACGGTGTCTGAGTGAATGGAAATTCCCCCACAACTTCGGTGTCTGTTCTCCGCTGAAATCGAGCGTTCGGGCGATTCGCTGGTCGTCGAGGTCCCCGACGACGAGATCGACGTCGGCGACGTCGAAGCCGGCGAGACCTATCGCGTCGCCTTACTACCCGCGCTGACGGACGACTCATCCCGGCAGACGGACCGACCAGCGGACGTATCGCCACCGAACGAACCACCCGTCGAAGAGGGCGAGACCCGACGCGTCGAGATCGAGAATCTCGGCGACCAGGGCGACGGCGTGACGCGGGTTGAGCGCGGTTTCGTCGTCATCGTCCCCGACACCGAGGTCGGCGAACGCGTCGCCGTCGAGATCCAGACCGTCACGGAGAACGTCGCCTTCGCCGAGGTCACGGAGCGCCTCAGTTACTACGACTGAGGTCGCTACACGAGGCACGCGGAGTTCGGTTGAACCGTCGCGACCGCCGACAGCTCCCTGAAACTGCTCGATTTCGTCTACATGCTAGTATAGCTATTCGAAATATCTATTTGGTATACCTACTTCGACGAGTCAAATTGATTCAACTCCGGCGGCTCGCCCGATACCGCGTCGCATCAGTAGCTGGTGCCAGGACCCACCATCGAAAATATGTCTCCCAAAAGTGACTATAGATGTCCAGATTAATGTTCAATTTACAGAGAATAATCTGCAAGTGAGGATATTAATAGCTATAATTGGCTAATCGAATATGGAAATCCGTCAGATACTGTGAGAAGTTCTATATCCGGGTCGAAATACCAGTCGATATCTCCAAACAGCTCGGATTCCCTTAGTCCCGTTCCGCCGTGACGGGGTTAGTCAGCGTTCCGATGCCCTCGATCTCGACGTCGACGGTGTCGCCGGGTTCGAGCAGTTCGGGCGGGTCGCGGAAGATACCGACGCCGCCGGGGGTACCCGTGGAGATGACGTCGCCGGGGCGCAGCGTCGTGAACCCGCTGATGTACTCGACGACCTCCTCGACGCCGAAGATGAACTCCTCGGTGTTCGAGGACTGCTTGGTGTCGCCGTTGACGCGACAGGCGACGTCCAGACTAGAGGGGTCGAGTCGGTCGTCGGGGACGAGCGTCGGTCCCATCGGCGCGAACGTGTCGTAGCTCTTCCCGCGGAAGAACTGGCCGTCGTCGAACTGCGCGTCGCGGCCGCTCACGTCGTTTATCGCCGTGTAGCCCGCGACGTACTCCCGCGCCTCGTCGGCGGAGACGTTCTTCGCCGTCCGACCGATGACGACGCCCAACTCGACCTCGTAGTCGACGTCGTCGAGGTCGTCGGGATGAACGATGGGGTCGCCGGGGTTGGTGACGGCCGCGCCGGCCTTCCCGAACAGGAGCGGTCGCTCGGGGACCTCCTCGTCCTGTTCTTCGGCGTGGTCGTGGTAGTTCAGCCCGACGCAGACGATCTTTCCCGGTCGCGGTACCGGCGCGAGGAGTCGCGCGTCCGCGACGGGGACGGCGTGGTCCTCGGCGGCGTCGACGGCGTCTTCGACGACCCGCAGGAAGCCCGGGTCGGTCAGTTGCTGATAGGTGATATCTTCTCGGAGTCCGGTCAACGGGACGATTTCGTCGTCGCGGCGGACGCCCCACGCCGGAGTGTCGCCTGTGGTGTATCGAACGAACTGCATCAACGGGTACTGCCAGCGCGGAGAACCTAACTGTTGTGTTCGAGACCGACCCTACGAGTAGGTCAGGTTCACCTCGATGACGTTCGCGCTGCGGAGGATCTGGTCCGGAACCTCGTCGGTGAATCGCTCTTCCTGCATCCGGCTCTTCGGACCGGAGACGCTCACCGCGGCGATCGCGTAACCGTCGTCGTCGACGATGGGGGCCGCGATACAGCGCATCCCCTTGACGCGCTCCTCGTCGTCGTAAGCGTACCCTCGCTCCCGGACCTGATCGAGCGTATCGAAGAGTTCCGCGCTGTCGGTTATCGTCTGCTCGGTCACCTCCGGGAGCCCGTGGCGGTCGAGAATCGCCTCGACCTCCGCTCGCGGCCGAAACGCCATGATGGTCTTTCCCAGCGCCGTCGTCTGCAGCGGAACGCGCATCCCGGCGTGGGTGTCCAGCTGAACCGCGTTCTGTCCGCGCGCTTTGTACAGGAAGACGCCGAGCCCGTGTTCCTCGATCATGAAGTTGGCGTGTTCGCCGGTCTTCTCGGCCAGTTCGTCTATCTCCGGGCGGGCTATCTCGAAGACTTTCTGTCGTGACCGGGCCTGATTGCCCAACTGGAGGAAGCGAGTGCTGACGTAGTACTCGTTGCCCTCCTTGACGAGGTACTCCTCCTGTTCCAGCGTCCGGAGATGGTCGTGGATAGTGCTCGTCGGCTTATCGAGGCGCTGAGCCACCTCGGAGACGCCGGCACCTTCGAGTTCGCGGAGCGTCTCGACGACTTCGAGCGAGATTTTCGCGGCCTTGACGGGCACGGGTTCGGTCATGTCCCTACCAAAGATAGGTCTCGAAAAAAGCTTTTCCGTCATCGCCGGAACGAATGTCCCACTTCGCCGAAGCGGGGGCCAAACTACCGAACCTGATCGTTACTGTCTGTGATCTTCGCTGGCGATGGTCGCCGGCTACTCCGGATTACCGGAACTCCGGCATGACCTCGTCGGCGAACAGTTCCATCCCGTCGGTGTCGGGGAAGTCGATGAACCAACACTGGAACTTCGTCACGCCGGCCTCGATCCGCCGCTCGATCGCCTCTGCGCACTCTTCCGGGGTGCCTATGACGAAGTACTCGCGGGCGTCCTCGGCGGTCCGAATCGGTGCCTGGTCCTGGTACTCCTCCTCGAACTGGATCGGCGTCATCAGATCCACCATCCGGTCGAACTTCTCCTCGTCGCGGGTGCAGATGACGTGGCCGTCCCAGGAGTACTCGACGTCGTCGGGGTCGCGACCGACGGTGCCACAGTGGTCCTCGATGACGCCGATCTTGTGGTTCAGCGTCTCGACGTCGCCGTTGAACACGTCGGTGTTCCAGACGTCGGCGTGTTTAGCGACCAGTTTGAGCGTCACCTCCTCGCCCTGTCCGCCCACCAGAATCGGCGGGTGCGGGTCCTGCACGGGCGTCGGGGCGCACGGGGCGTCCTCTATCTGGTAGTGATCGCCGTCGAAGCTCGCGCCGTCGCCGCCGGCGTCCCACATCCGCTTCATCAGGCGGATCGACTCGTCTAAGCGCATCAGGCGCTCGAAGCCGTCGCGGTACTCCCAGTCGTAGGCCTCGTACTCGGGCTCGTGCCACCCAGCGCCGAGACCGAGTTCCAGTCGACCGTCCGAAATGACGTCGAGCGTCGCCGCCATCTTCGCCACCAGCGCGGGGTTGCGGTAGTCGTTACAGAGGACGAGCGAACCGAGGTTGATGTCCTCTGTGAAGCCGGCCATCGCCGACAGGAGCGTCCAGCACTCGTACTCGGCACGGTCCCGGCCCAGCATCAGGTGGTCCGGTGCCCACGCCGCGTCGAAGCCCAGTTCTTCGGCTTTCTCGATGCCCATTCGTGTGGTCTCCCAGTCGAGGGCCTCGTACGCCGGCGTATCGCGGTGGACGGGTTCGTCGTCGCCGGCGTCCGGCGCACCAGCGAAGACGGGGACGTTGTACTCGAAGCTAATCTCGGGCATGGTCACTCCAGTGCGAAGTGGTCGAGCGCTTCGCGGTTGAGTTCGGCGCTTAAACCGACGCCGTCGGGGAGCGGGATGACGCCGTCGTTCGCGTCGGGCGGGTGCTGGTAGATGGCGTCGGCGTACGTCGAGTCCTTCTCGCCCTGTCGCTTCTGGTACCATTCGGGGATCGGGAAGTACTCCGCCATCGGCGCGTTGGTCGAGGCCGCGATGAAGTGCAGGTGCGGGTTCGTCCCCGTGTGCGGGATGATCGGCACGTCGTGGGCGCTGGCCATCGCGTCGACGCGCTGGAGTTCGGTCAGGCCGCCCATCCGGTGGACGTCGGGCTGGAGGATGTCGACCGCTTCCTTTTCGAGCATCTCCTTGTACCCCCACCGGGTGAACTCGTGCTCGCCGCCAGAGATGGGTACGTCCGTCGAGGCTCTGAGCTCCGCGTAGCCGTCGAGGTCGTCGGGGATGACCGGCTCCTCGACCCACTCCATGTCGTACTTCTCCAGCCGCTGGAGCATCTTCTTCGCGTACCGAACTGACCAGCCCATGTAGGCGTCGCCGGCGAGTTTGATGTCGTGGCCGACGGCCTCTCTGACCGTCCGGACGATCTCCTCGTTCTTCTCCATGCCCTTCCGCCCGGCCTCGGGGCCGTACTGGAAGCGCAGTTTCATCGCGTCGAAGCCAGCCTCGACGTAGTCCATCGCCTCGCGTTCGAGTGTGTCGAGGTCGACCGGATGGAGATTGCTCGCGTAGCAGTCGATCTCGTCCTCGACGGGGCCGCCGAGCAGTTCGTACACCGGCTTCTCGGCCTCTTTCCCGGCGATGTCCCAGAGCGCGAGGTCGACGGCGCTGATGGCCTCGATGGCCGCGCCCTTCCGACCGAACGGGATCGTCGCGCGGTACATGATATCCCAGAGCCGCTCGCGCTCAGTCGGGTCCTCGCCGACGACGAGCTTCGAGAGCGTCTCGTCGACGATGGTCTCGATCGCGCCGGTCGCCCAGTTGCCGTGGCCGACGCCCGTGATGCCGGCGTCGGTCTCGACCTCGACGACGACGTCGCCGACCGGTCCCATCCAGTTCCGGCGGGCCTGCGGGTTGTCGCCCTCGGCGTTATTGTACTCCTCGTACTTGCTCATCACCG
Coding sequences:
- a CDS encoding metal-dependent hydrolase, coding for MVDVMGHIAFGLLFAVPAWFVWDGRVSIVFIALTTTTAMLPDVDLVLSNVFPQAISHHGVTHTLLFVTAVSVVVGALVTPILRNRIDSLTRGDRFDSTSLFLFVTGAFALGGTSHLFADMLSAPDIAPPVNPFWPFFAKPWSVDVLYYNSIWANAVLLATALALHLGLWYAFDPFDHRYRIEAANTAERQ
- a CDS encoding GNAT family N-acetyltransferase, with the protein product MNVRPATVDDREGIRETAERSFRASYALSPQHIETIIEADFGPEELSNRIDTDEERLLVAEGVDDEAVETSPVGFAETTGEGELRWLHVHPAARGRGIGHSLVEGLQDELDGDSTRLTARLLESAREGNQFLQRFDLYQTDTETIEIGSVEFTLQRYTQQEEEQVQAEKEDEEADAPEVEIPDEVTLGGQQRSVDGDAELSGTRSPFFPVYDDAESEHRAGYFCSQCGGTDVTGDGLDRLKCNECGNTHRPDDWDPAYL
- a CDS encoding TIGR03557 family F420-dependent LLM class oxidoreductase translates to MTEIGYTLSSEEHGPNDLVDHARKAEEIGFDFLSISDHYHPWVPEQGDAPFVWSTLGGVAEATTDVDVGIGVSAPIMRIHPALYAQASATAATMFEGREFYAGVGTGESLNEHIYGDHWPEHAVRLEMLEEAVDVIRSLWTGEEVSHRGEHYTVENAQLFTLPEETPPICVSAYGPRAAQAAADVGDGFWAVGPQDTVETWEENGGEGPRFCQLTACVADSEEEAVSTAHEQWPNSGLAGEMTAILPTPSHFEQATEMVSEDDIAESSMLCGPDAQPHIDSIQRAIDAGYDHVYVHQVGDDQDALFELYEEEVLPSF
- a CDS encoding YihY/virulence factor BrkB family protein, whose translation is MDTQSVVSQAKAVKDVFSEKNVTFLAGSIAYSAFVSLVPLLMFFFLAVSVFGAPELQQRIVEVTTDNVSPSVGGVIEVMIDQQSGAGTGSTITASVIGVLTLVWGAIKVFRGLDTAFSEIYETTGRESFVGQLKKSLLMLLTLTLGIVAMVGATSVVAFFSFVPFIGFAVPLILALGLCIAFFPMYYLFPDIDVEPRDVLPGTVVAAVGWMLLQVLFQVYVSLTGSDGNLIASILLLVTWLYFSGVVLLLGAVVNAIDADRTDFSGEPEASSVN
- a CDS encoding AIM24 family protein; this encodes MELENFISENAPEESQDTFELENKKLLDIDVDGTVLTKAGSMIAYEGDLSFTGKSSAEGGLTGFIKGQMSSEGTPVMEVEGTGNVYVADQGKKIQPLSLDEGESITVNGNDVLAFEDSVDYKIGTIGSLSGASAAGLTNVFLSGPGMVAITTHGDPLVLEPPVKTDPDATVAWSSDLSPSINTDRSLANAIGQSSGETYQMAFEGSSGFVVVQPFEETAQRA
- a CDS encoding DUF7544 domain-containing protein, which gives rise to MTLYALEDIDDALDATRAFLFPIDRTRWIKLAVVVFFVGGPVANFNFSQYNVPAEQGPGGMPPIPEIGTNVVLLVAAVVLVALLVGLALLLVGSVMEFVLVESLRHETVAIRAYWDRRWRQGVRLFGFRLLVNGLVLGSFAVLFALFVLPALFDIGPGAAPVGGLSLAGFLLLLPVIVVLALVVGIVDTVTTSFVVPVMVLEDRTVLGGWRRLWPTMTGQPWQYLAYLVANFVLAVVTGILVAIATGLAALLLLIPFGFLGLIGLLLFFLFAPLGVGVLAVVGVLFVLALLAVAALVQVPVVTYLRYYALLVLGDIATEFDLIPERRAAVRTEEL
- a CDS encoding class I SAM-dependent methyltransferase codes for the protein MDPDDVREDWAERSGKYSPTYYAEIGPNEVSETLADVLGHYVADDASILEIGCGSGRHLAHLLRNGYENLTGIDINADSFDVMAENYPRLAETGTFHTGAVEDFVGDVSDDAFDVVYTVETLQHIHPDDAWVFDEISRITADFLVTAENEGNSPQRGRNEADISYVNDDFPLFHRNWKGIFSERGFAQLIREPTSRDTIRVFRKL